The nucleotide sequence TACTCGAGGCGAGCCTTTTCGAGCGCCAGCCGGGCCTGCTCGAAGTCGGCACCCTGGAGCGCGACCGCGACGGCGTCATCCAGCGTGAAGGCGCCCGGCGACGAGGCCGCGGAGGTTGCGGAAGCCTGCTTGGCCCCGGCAGCCGGAGCCGTGCCACCGGCTGGAGCCGCACCGCCGGACGGCGGCGTGCCGGAAGCTGCCCTGGCCACGTCAGGAGCGATCGCCAGCAGAGCGGCCGTCCACGCTACCAGGAGAGCCACCGCCGGCACGAAAGCCACGTGCCAGGCCGGGACTCGTCCAACCATGCGACGACGGCCCCCTGCACCCCGCCTCACGCCCCTGTGTCCCTTGGGGTCGGTTGCCACGTGCTGCTGCCCCCTCCAGGTGGCCCGCCTTGCCGGAGACCACCCTCACCCATCATAGCCACCGACTGGACGCCGATGATGAAGACTCCACGGAGAAAATGTGAACCCCCTTCACATGAGCGCCGCCTCAGCGGCTTGGTCCGGCGGTCGCGGCAGGGTGCGCTCGCCAGGGCTTTCCACGTAGCTGAGGAAGATGGCCTCGAGGTCGAGGTCGTAGACGCCTGCCACCCGCACGCCGGGGATCTGCCCGAGTCGCGCGGTGAGTTGTGCAACGCTTTCCGGGCCCGCACCCCCACTGGCCGTCACGGTCAGGAGGTACCCGTGGGCCTCCCGTTCGACGAGGCGCACTCCGGGTAGGCGCAGCTGCTCCTCGGGCAGTTCTCGTTCGCACGTGACCCGCACGCGCTTTTCCGTCTCGTAGAGCGCGTCGAGGGGGCTTTCTCGTAACGCCTGCCCCCGATGGACGAGGCCCACGGTGTCGGCGAGCCGCGACGCCGCGTACAGGTCGTGCGTCGACAGCATCACCGTCCGCCCGAACCGGGCGTTTTCCTCAAGCAGCAGCTGCATGTACAGGCGCCGGTGTACCGGGTCGAGCCCGACGAAGGGGTCGTCGAGGAGCAACAGCTGCGGGTCGTGGGCCACCGCCAGGCACAGGCTGAGCATGGCCAGCTGCCCCCGGGAGAGCTGGCGCACCCTGGCCGTGAGCGGGAGGTCGAAGGTCTCGAGGTACGTTCGAGTGCGGCGCTCGTTCCAGCGAGGGTACGAGCTTCGGGCAAAAGCCAGCACCTCGCTCACCCGCATGGCGGGGTAAAGGCCAGGCCGTTCCGGGGCGTAACCGATCCGGGCCCGCAAGCGGGACGTGGCTCGCGGCGTGAGGGCGTGCCCGAGGACGGCCGCCTCGCCCCCGTCGGCGCGCAGCATGCCCATGAGAATGCGCAGCGTCGTGGTCTTCCCTGCGCCGTTTCGCCCGACGAGCGCATAGACGCTGCCCGCCGGCACCGTGAGCGATAGGCCGTCGAGTGCCACCGTCCCGCCCGGGTATCGCTTGACGAGCTCCCGGATCTCTACCGCTGCCGTCACGACTCGGGCACCCCTTTTCGACCCACATTTGAACTGCCCGCCTCGTCGGGCCCCCCTGCGTCGTCCTGCCGGCCCGCGTGGCCCTGGCCCTCCTGCCCCGGGCTCCACCGTTGTTGCAGGCGCTGGTCGACCAGGCGCCTCAGTTCGCCAGTCGAATACCCCAGCGCGACCGCCTGCGCCACCAGATGGTCGATGGCTTGCGCCAGGAGCCGCCAGCGTTCCTCGTCCGAAAAGCGCCGTCCCGCTGTCGGCCGTACGAAGACCCCTTTGCCGTGCACCGTCTCGAGCAGCCCCTCGTGCTCGAGTTCCTGGTAGACCTTGAAGACCGTGTTGGGATTGACCGTCAGTTGCAGCGCTAGCTCCCGCACGGACGGAAGCCGGTCTCCGGATCGCAGCACGCCTGAAGCCACGGCTGCCCGCACCTGATTGCGCAGCTGCACGTGGAGCGGAACCCCGCTCGCCGGGTCAAGGTGGAACCACAGGCGTTGGCCCGCCGCATCCTGCCGCCGGTCCGGAGAACCGCTCAAGAGTAGACCTCCCGCCGCTCGACGCGGATGAGGGCGAGCCCCGTGAAGATCACGAAGAACACCACCACCACCGCCAGGTCGGCCCAGGGAAATCCACGCCCCCATAGGGCATGGAACACGTTGACGTTGCTGAGCGGGTTCCAGAGCGCCAGCTGGCGAAGCGGGCCCGAGCTCGGCGCTGTGAGGTTGAAGAGACAAACCGCGACGATGATCAACATCGCCGTGACCACGGCCTTCGAGTACTCGGAAAAGAAGGTGCCCCACCATAGGGCGAAAGCGGCGAGCGAGAGATTGACGGCGTACGCCACCAAGAATGCCCGCAGGTAGGCGGCCACCTCGAGCGGCTGCCCCAGGACTACCACGGTGCCCTGTACGGCCCCGTAGACCACCGCGTGCACCACCGCCGACTGCATCGCGACGGCCCCGAGGCGTGCCAGAACGATGCGCCATCGGGGAAATGGGAGCGTGAAGAGGAACTCGGCGGTTCCCTGCTCGAGCTCCCGGGTGTAGATACCTGCCGCCAGCGCTACGGCGAAGTAGGCGAGCAGGAGCTGAAGGTAACTGAGGAGCTCGATCTGCACCCAGGCTTTCATCGAGGGCCACTCCGGTATCGGGCCCGCCATCGCGCGTAGCCATGAGGGATAGTGGCTGAGCCAGGCGGGCAGGTCGATGCTGGCGGCCGTCGACGGATAGACCGAGGCGATCCAGGCGGCTATGAGGCCCATCACGGCGGCCCAGACGATGACCGTGCCCCGTTCGGCTTTGAAGAATTGCCAGAAGATGGCCATGTTTCCGGAACGTGGTCCTCCTTCGTCGGCTCGTTTCTGCCCGGTTCATCGCCCTCAGGCGCGCTCAAAAGGTGTAGCGCGCTCGCGCTATGGCCACCACGTCGGGCACGGGACCGCCAAACGTCCCAACAGCGTCTGGCAAGAGGCCCCAGCCCGTCAACGAGGAGAGAACCTTTTCCTTCGGGCCGGCGGGAAAGCCGGCGCCGAGCTCGACCCGCAGCCGATCATCGACGGCTACCTTCAAGGAAGGTTCAACCCACGCGGCGCGGCCGTCCAGGTCGACCACGACGCCGGCGTCGAGGCTCGTGAACTCATCCAGTGAGTAGGCGGCGTGCGCGGCAAGGTAGCGGGCGGGTGACGGGAGGGAGCCGCCGGCTACGTACCGGTATTCGGTGAGAGTGAAGAGCCGGCCGTCGAGCAGGCTACGCTCGAGGCCGAGCACGGCCTGCCACCGGTCGCCGCCCGTCGCCGCGTTCGCACCGGCTCCGGCAAGAACCCTACTGCCCCAGGGCCTCTCGTGGAGAATCTCTCCGTGCCAGCCCAGGCTCCAGCCGGCGGAGCCGAGGTCGCCCCGGGCCGCTGCCCCTATCTTGTGGTAACCGTCTGCCCCGTCGGACAGGTAGGCGGCGCGAAGGTCCGTCTCGCCCACGTGCTCGCCGTAGATCGCCCCGACCCGGGGACGCCCGGATCCCTCAGAGGCGCCGGGACCCGGGGGTGGAAGGGCGGCGACGAGCGACCAGAACGAAAGCGGCCCGGTGCTTCGGCGCACGACCAACGCGTCGGCTCCGACCCTCGGCCCGGTCGGATCGAGCGGGTTGGGCGGGTTGAACAGGTCCATCGGGCTGAAGGCGTACCCGACGCCCCAGGCGATGCGCTGGCGACCAAGGGTCACGCGGGTGGCACCATCGTTCCACTGCACCGCCACCCGGTCCACCCGCATCGGCGGTGCGCCCGGCGGGGATGGGCTCCCCGTCTGACTCGCCGACGAGAAGGCCAGCTCTCCCTGCATGCTGGAGCCCGCTCCGGGGTCAGGGGCTGCCCTCAGCCCGATGCGGAGCTTTTCCCGGACAGCCCAATCCCACGTCCCGCCGGTGCCGGAGGCGGCCACCTCCGTCATGAGCTCGCCCGTTACCTCCAGGCCGCTCCCCGTGGCTGCTGGCGCCACGGGGCCAGCCAGCGCCGCAACGACCGCCCAGGCGGCCGCGAGGAGCCATGTCCCCGTCCACGCTTTCCGGCATCCGCGCTCCTGTTGGCGATGCGTCCGCACGGCCTTCACCGTCCCGTCAGCCGCTGGAGCGAAAACGTGCCGGCCGGGATCTCCACGCCCATGTCCAGCCGCGTGATGGTCATGGTGGTCCTGGTGCCCCGGCGCAGCAAGTTCTCCATGATGGCCTCGGCCGGGTAGTAGCGTTCGCCGGCGCGCCGGACGTCGCGCGCGCTCAGGCGCTTGAGGATCTTGCCGCTGGGGGCGTACAGTTCCTCTTTCAGGGCCACCCACTCCGCCTGGCTCACCCAGACTTTGCGCCGGTAGTAAGAGACCTCACGGCCGGGCTTCGCGGTGAGTTCGAGGACGTAGCACGCCTTGCCGTCGACGAGCTCCTCGCCCGCGAGGCTGGCGTCGTAGAGCATTCGCAGTTGCTCGGACTCGAGCGCGTCCTGGTAGGAGAAGTCACTGCCCATCATGCCCTGGCGCAGCATGTGCCCGGAGATCCTCACCACCTCCTCCGCCTCGGGGGAGTAGATCCACATTTCGCTTCCGACCTTGAGGTAGCGTGTCCCCCGGTCTCCGGGGTTGGTGAACTCGACGAGCGCCTTGCTGCCGTTGCCCTCCTCCCAGATCCGCATGGTCTTGGTCATGCGCCGCCCGCCCGACTCGATGACCAGCGACGCCTCCATGTAGGCAGTGGGCATGCGGGCGTTGGCGTCCACCCGCTCGAGGATGGTGGCGGCGTCCACGGGCGAGCCTGCCGATCGGGCCGCCGCACCGCTGGCGATCGCCCGGACTGCGCTGCCGGTTGTCCACGCCGTGCTGCCCGCAAGCACTGCTGCGGCTACGGCCGGGATCACCGCTCCTACTGCTGCCGCTGCCGCCGCTCGAATCCTCACACCGTTCGCCTCCTCCTGGCGTTCCGCCCTCACTCTGGTGCATTCCGTGGCAACGCCCTCACACGCTGCGCAGGGCCTCCGTGGGCCGGGTGCGGGTCGCCGTCCACGCCGGGCTCAAGGTCGCCAGCACCGTGATGGCCCATCCTAGACCGAAGGCCACCGCGGTCGTCTCCCAGCTCTGCACGGGGTAGAGCACGGGGAAGTACAGGAGATCTTTACCGGCGGCCCGGACGTACGAGCTGACGTCGAGCCCTGCGTGGGCGAGCCACTCGTTGACGCCGCTTCCCACCGCTGCCCCCACCGCGCTGCCCACCAGGCCGATGAGCCCTGCCTCGGCCAGGACGAGCCGCAGCATGTCGCTCGGCGTGAACCCCAGCGCGCCCAGCATCCCCAACTCCCGCCGCCGCTCGTTGACGATCATCCAAAACGTGTTGAACACCACGAAACAGGCCAGCATGATGACGAGCCCGTACACGATGGAAAAGACGACCTGGACGGTGGTCAGGTAACGGACCATGGCGTTGTGCTGTTGCCACGGGATGGCCAGGTAGGCCTCGGTGGCCCCTTTCTCCCGGAGGACAGCCCGCACCTCCGAAGCGATGCTCTGGGCGCTTCCCTGCGTCGCCCCGAACACCACGACCTCGGTCACCGCCCCCGGCATCGACAGAAGGGCCTGCGCCCGATCCAGCGGGAGATAGGCGCTACCCTCGTCTAGGAGGCGCAGACCGCTTCGCATGCGCCCGGAGACGGTGAAAGTCGCCGCCCGCAGCGCGCCGAAGGCATCATGGAAAAGGAAAGTGACCCGCCCGCCCACCTGCAGTCCCAGACTATCCATCAGATCCTTGCCGAGGAGCACCTCTTTCTCCCCCGGCTTCGGAAGCCTCCCCTCATCGACGAACCGGGAAAGGTGTGCCACGCGGTCTTCGGCAGCCAGGTCGGTGCCGATCACCATGATCCCTCGAGTCCTTTCCCCTTTGGAGAAGAGGGCTCCAAAGCGAATCCGGCCGAACGCTTCCGTGACGCCCGGCAGCCCCCGCGTGGCCTCCACCACGGCCTCGAATCCCTCGCCGTGGAACCCCTCGACCGGGTAGGCGAGCGACAGGAGCCGCTCCTTCTGGCGGTACTCGGGGCGGATGATGCGTACGTGGCCCGAGGTGAGCCGGATGGTGTTGCCGAGCACGGTGTCGACCGAGCCGTCGACGAACCCCTTCAGCAGGATCACCACGGCCACCCCGGCGGCCACTGCCCCCACGCTGAGCAGGGTGCGAGCCCGGTTGCGCGACAGGTTGCGCCAGGCCATCCGCACGACGTACGGCATGCTCGTCGTCCTCTCAAGAAAGAGCTCCCATGGCTCAAAGGTTCCTGAGCGCGGCTGCGGCATCCAGCCGGGCGGCACGTCGAGCCGGTAGGGCGCTGGCGACCAGGCAGACGGCGACGCCGAACAGGAAAGCGCCGGCCATCGTGACGGGGTTCCAGGCGCCCGTGAAGACCCCCGACAGGGGATAGCCGACATCCACGTCCCGGAGAAGCGGGGTCAGGTCGAGCCCGTAGTTGACGAACCAGAACTCCGTAGCCATGGCCGCTGCCACCCCCGTTACGCCGCCCAGCACGCCCACCAACCCCGCCTCGGCCATGAACACCCCCGCGATCTCCCGGGTCGTCATCCCCATCGCCTTGAGGGTGCCGATCTCGCGCGTGCGCTCCAGGGTGGCGAGGAGCACCGTGTTGACGACTCCGACGAGCGCGATGACGAAGACCAGGGCGAGGAACACCATGTCATAGGCGCGTTCGGCCTGAATCATGGCCAGGACGTCCTGGGCCATCGCCTGCCACGCGTGAACGCTCAGAGCCGGCTGCGCCCTGGCGCCCACCGTTTGCTCGATCTCGCTCTGGAGCGCTGCAGCGTGGCCTTCGCCGGTCCCGCGGATGTCGACCTCCGTGGCGGCGTCTCCGACTCCCAGCGCCAGCTGGGCGGCCTGGAGCGGCAGGTAGACCGTGCTCGCGTTGACCCCAGGGTGGGGGCTGTCGAGGAGGCCTGCTACTTGCAGGTCGATGGCCTGCATCGCGCCGCTCCTTGTGCGCGTGACGAGCGTAAAGGTGTCGCCCACTCCGAGACCCATGAGCTCGGCCACCGCTTTACCGAGCATGGCCTGGGCGACACCCGGCCCCATGGCCTCGTCATGGGGCTGGGGCCAGCGGCCTTGGACCACGTACTTTTCCAGGGAGAAGACCCGGCCGTCCGCCTGCGGGTCGATACCGACCGCCGTGACCGGGAGCTCGTCGACGCCATTGTTGAGCTGCGCGGCGAAGACCAGGCGGGGGGTAGCGCCCTCGACGCCAGGCACGGCAGCGACCCGGCGCACGATGTCGCGAGGCCGCTCGATGAGGGGGTCGAGTGGAAGTTCGTCGCGCTTGTCCCAGTATCCGGCGGCGTGGATGCGGACGTGGGACGTTTCCAGTTCCACGAGGTTGCGCACCGAGTCGCGCCCAAGCCCCTGCAAGAAGGAGTCCAGGAAGATGAAATACCAGAGCCCGACCGCGACGGCCAGGAAGGTCAGCACCGTGCGGCGGGGCCGGCGCCAGAGGTTGCGGGCGGCGAGGCGCAGGAAGTAACGTACCATGGCCCTTACCGCCTCTCGTCCTTCTCAATGCGGCCGTCGCGCAGCTCGATGAGCCGCCGGGCGTGCTTCATCACGCGGGGGTCATGCGTCGAGAAGACGAAGGTGACGCCCCGGCGGGCGTTGAGCGTACGCATGAGGGAGAGCACGGCCTCGCCGTTTTCGGAGTCGAGGTTGGCGGTGGGTTCGTCGGCCAGAACGAGCTTGGGCGCCTTGACGAGGGCGCGGGCGATGGCGACCCGCTGCTGCTGCCCGCCGGAGAGGTCGGCAGGGCGGCGGCGTTCGAGTCCCGCGAGGCCTACCTCGGCGAGCATGGTAAGAACGCGGCGGCGGATCTCGGCGTCAGAGAGGCCCCCGGCGAGCCGCAGGGGGAGCTCCACGTTTTCGTACGCCGTCAGCACCGGGATGAGGTTGTAGGACTGAAAGACAAAGCCGACCTCCCGGCGGCGGATGTAGGCCAACCGGTTGGCGTCGAGCGAGGCGAGCTCGCGCCCGTCGAGGCGAATGCTGCCGGCCGTCGGCGTATCGAGGCAGCCGATGAGGTTGAGCAACGTCGTCTTGCCCGAGCCCGACGGCCCGGCGATGGCGACAAACTCGCCCGGGTCGATGGCCAGGTCGATGCCCCTCAGGGCCGCAACCTCGGCGCGGCCGTGCAGGTAGACCTTTGTGACGCCGTGCAGCTCCAGGATGTGCATACCAGCTTGCCTGCCTTTCGACGGGGTGCACCACTTGCAGTCGCTGGCCACGCCGGCCGCGCGCGTGTTGCACAGTACTAGTACAGCGTGCAGTTTGTCAATCCTTCGGTACGGGGAAACCAGCTCGCCACAGGCAGGACGGAGGGAGATCCTTCGCGTGAGTCGCCGAGGCGTTCGGAACCGGTCTCCAGTAACAGGCCTGGCATTCGGTCCATAAGTTTCCGCGGATGGTAAGTAATGGACGTTGCTTACGGTTACAATGTGATCCGAGAGGGGGGTCCCACAGGCATGACGGAGGTCGAAGTGCCGAGGCCGGGCATCCGGGGGATGGGCATCGTGGCGGCGGCGGTCACGGTGGTGCTGGGGCTCGCAGCAGGGGCGCTGGCCGCGGAGAGCGGCCACTCAGACGAGCCGTCCGCGGGCGCCGGGGGCACGACGTTGGTCCTGGAGATGGGGGATTACCACTTCACGCCGTCCCGCATCACACTGAAACCCGGGCAAACCTACCATCTGGTGGTCCGCAACCGGGGTACGACAGAGCACGAGCTGATGATCGGCCGGGGATTGGTCACCTCGGGGGGCACGCATAGCTTTCGCACCAACTTCTTCAGCGGCGTGGAGGTCTTGTTGAAGGCGGGCGAGGCGGCCGCGGAGGTCGAGGATCTGGGGGAGCTGGAGGTCGAACCCGGCGGGGAGGCCAGCCTCGACTTCACGGTGCCTGCCGACCACCAGGGCGATTGGGAGATGGCCTGCCTGGTGCCCGGCCACTACGAACTCGGGATGCACGGTACGGTGACCGTTCGCTAGATCCGTGTCGAGCAACTCAGGGCGGAGTCGGGCGGCCCTGCCGATCGAGCGGGGCCGCTTCTCACCGGAGTGGAGCCGAGCGACGTTTCCACGGCGAACGGCTACGGGCGAGCCAGCGGCTTGGCGGCTAGCAACACGGTCCAAAGCCGGTGCACCACGGGCCCGCCGGCCGCGGCCGGCCGGGGGGATACGATGCGACCGACCACAGCCGCATCGGCCTGTTGGATGAGCCGTGCGGCGGCCTTGCCTTCCGGGCTGTCCGGCGAGATGGGGGCGAGCCACTGTTCCCACGGCACGTCGGCCGACACCGTCTCCAGGTGCGTCACCTCGAGGCCTGCGCGAGTCACGAGTTCCCGCCATTCACCTGGCGTATAGGCCCTTGCGTGAGATGAGTCGCGTGCGAGTTCGAGCGCGTTCAACAGGGCGGCCGCGCCCGGATCCTCCGGAGGGCTCATGTCGGCGATGCCGAGCCTTCCACCGGGACGCAGCACCCGGGTCATTTCTGCCAGCGCCCGCCGGATGTCGGCGAAGTGGTGCGGTGCCCGGCGGGAGACCACCACGTCGAACGCGCCGTCCTCGAAGGGCAGGTGCTCCGCATCCCCGACGTGGAACCGCACGTTGTGGAGCCCGTGCTCCCGGGCCGTTCGCTCGAAGGGGTCACGCATGGCCTCGGTCAGGTCGAGCCCGATCACCTCGGCAACGTGATTCGCCAGGCGGAAGGCCGTGTGGCCCCCGCCGGTGGCGACGTCCAAAGCCCGCTCGCCGGGCCGGGGGCGCAGCATCTCGATGAGGCGCTCCAGGTCGGAGCCGTGCCGGTGGCCGGCGCTCGTGCCGTAATGGGCCGCGTACCGGCCGAAAAAGGACCGCACCCGTTCCTTGGTGCCCGGGAGGCGCTCCAGATTGCGCCGGCTGATGGCGAGGCTCTCCAGGGGCGGGCGGCGGCAGACGTCTTGCTCGACCACGTACCACTCGACCCCGGCCTCCTGGCATGCGCTCAAGATGGCCGGCCACTCCAGATTGCCTTCACCGACCTCGGCCATGGCCTGCACACCGTCGAGGATGGTCATGTCCTTGAGGTGCACGGCCGGCAGCTTGCCCGCCGCCCGCCGGATCCAGGCGGCCGGGTCAGCGCCGCCGTGCTGCACCCAGTAAGTGTCGAGTTCGAGGGCGTAATGGGTGGCCTGGTCGAGCAGGATCTGCATCCCGCTCCGCGCACCGAACCGCTCGAACTCGAAGCTGTGGTTGTGATAGGCCAGGCGGACGCCCTCCCGGGCATACTGGGCGGCGAGCTCGTTGAGTTCGGCGGCGAACCGGTGGTAGCCGGCCTCGTGCCGGTAAGAGGGCGGCATGGAAGCGACCGCCGTGTACGTGGCGCCCCACAGGCGAAGTTCCCGCAAGACGGCCTCGGGCTCGGCACGCAGGCGTTCCCAGGAATTGTGCGTCGAGCAGACGGCCAGGCCTGCCGCCTGCAGCATGTCCCGCAAGTGTTGGGGGTCCACAGGGCCCAGTCCGGAGAGCTCCACGACATCGTACCCCGCCGCTTTGACCTGCCGGAGGATCTGCCCGATCTCCTCCGGCGTCCGGAGCATCTCGCGCAACGTGTAAAGCTGGGCAGCGATGCGCGTCGACACGGCCCCCACCGTCCTTCCGGGTGGCGTCTACTCAGGCGGACAGCGCAAGGATTGGCGCCGGTGCCGGGCTCTCCTGCATTGAGTGCCGCGTGGGCCCACGGTTTGGTGGGGATCTGACAACCGGGCGCATTGCACGGCTGAGATACAATCACGTTC is from Limnochorda sp. L945t and encodes:
- a CDS encoding ABC transporter ATP-binding protein, yielding MTAAVEIRELVKRYPGGTVALDGLSLTVPAGSVYALVGRNGAGKTTTLRILMGMLRADGGEAAVLGHALTPRATSRLRARIGYAPERPGLYPAMRVSEVLAFARSSYPRWNERRTRTYLETFDLPLTARVRQLSRGQLAMLSLCLAVAHDPQLLLLDDPFVGLDPVHRRLYMQLLLEENARFGRTVMLSTHDLYAASRLADTVGLVHRGQALRESPLDALYETEKRVRVTCERELPEEQLRLPGVRLVEREAHGYLLTVTASGGAGPESVAQLTARLGQIPGVRVAGVYDLDLEAIFLSYVESPGERTLPRPPDQAAEAALM
- a CDS encoding GntR family transcriptional regulator — its product is MSGSPDRRQDAAGQRLWFHLDPASGVPLHVQLRNQVRAAVASGVLRSGDRLPSVRELALQLTVNPNTVFKVYQELEHEGLLETVHGKGVFVRPTAGRRFSDEERWRLLAQAIDHLVAQAVALGYSTGELRRLVDQRLQQRWSPGQEGQGHAGRQDDAGGPDEAGSSNVGRKGVPES
- a CDS encoding ABC transporter permease, yielding MAIFWQFFKAERGTVIVWAAVMGLIAAWIASVYPSTAASIDLPAWLSHYPSWLRAMAGPIPEWPSMKAWVQIELLSYLQLLLAYFAVALAAGIYTRELEQGTAEFLFTLPFPRWRIVLARLGAVAMQSAVVHAVVYGAVQGTVVVLGQPLEVAAYLRAFLVAYAVNLSLAAFALWWGTFFSEYSKAVVTAMLIIVAVCLFNLTAPSSGPLRQLALWNPLSNVNVFHALWGRGFPWADLAVVVVFFVIFTGLALIRVERREVYS
- a CDS encoding outer membrane lipoprotein-sorting protein, with the protein product MRIRAAAAAAVGAVIPAVAAAVLAGSTAWTTGSAVRAIASGAAARSAGSPVDAATILERVDANARMPTAYMEASLVIESGGRRMTKTMRIWEEGNGSKALVEFTNPGDRGTRYLKVGSEMWIYSPEAEEVVRISGHMLRQGMMGSDFSYQDALESEQLRMLYDASLAGEELVDGKACYVLELTAKPGREVSYYRRKVWVSQAEWVALKEELYAPSGKILKRLSARDVRRAGERYYPAEAIMENLLRRGTRTTMTITRLDMGVEIPAGTFSLQRLTGR
- a CDS encoding ABC transporter permease, with product MPYVVRMAWRNLSRNRARTLLSVGAVAAGVAVVILLKGFVDGSVDTVLGNTIRLTSGHVRIIRPEYRQKERLLSLAYPVEGFHGEGFEAVVEATRGLPGVTEAFGRIRFGALFSKGERTRGIMVIGTDLAAEDRVAHLSRFVDEGRLPKPGEKEVLLGKDLMDSLGLQVGGRVTFLFHDAFGALRAATFTVSGRMRSGLRLLDEGSAYLPLDRAQALLSMPGAVTEVVVFGATQGSAQSIASEVRAVLREKGATEAYLAIPWQQHNAMVRYLTTVQVVFSIVYGLVIMLACFVVFNTFWMIVNERRRELGMLGALGFTPSDMLRLVLAEAGLIGLVGSAVGAAVGSGVNEWLAHAGLDVSSYVRAAGKDLLYFPVLYPVQSWETTAVAFGLGWAITVLATLSPAWTATRTRPTEALRSV
- a CDS encoding ABC transporter permease, encoding MVRYFLRLAARNLWRRPRRTVLTFLAVAVGLWYFIFLDSFLQGLGRDSVRNLVELETSHVRIHAAGYWDKRDELPLDPLIERPRDIVRRVAAVPGVEGATPRLVFAAQLNNGVDELPVTAVGIDPQADGRVFSLEKYVVQGRWPQPHDEAMGPGVAQAMLGKAVAELMGLGVGDTFTLVTRTRSGAMQAIDLQVAGLLDSPHPGVNASTVYLPLQAAQLALGVGDAATEVDIRGTGEGHAAALQSEIEQTVGARAQPALSVHAWQAMAQDVLAMIQAERAYDMVFLALVFVIALVGVVNTVLLATLERTREIGTLKAMGMTTREIAGVFMAEAGLVGVLGGVTGVAAAMATEFWFVNYGLDLTPLLRDVDVGYPLSGVFTGAWNPVTMAGAFLFGVAVCLVASALPARRAARLDAAAALRNL
- a CDS encoding ABC transporter ATP-binding protein, whose translation is MHILELHGVTKVYLHGRAEVAALRGIDLAIDPGEFVAIAGPSGSGKTTLLNLIGCLDTPTAGSIRLDGRELASLDANRLAYIRRREVGFVFQSYNLIPVLTAYENVELPLRLAGGLSDAEIRRRVLTMLAEVGLAGLERRRPADLSGGQQQRVAIARALVKAPKLVLADEPTANLDSENGEAVLSLMRTLNARRGVTFVFSTHDPRVMKHARRLIELRDGRIEKDERR
- a CDS encoding cupredoxin domain-containing protein: MTEVEVPRPGIRGMGIVAAAVTVVLGLAAGALAAESGHSDEPSAGAGGTTLVLEMGDYHFTPSRITLKPGQTYHLVVRNRGTTEHELMIGRGLVTSGGTHSFRTNFFSGVEVLLKAGEAAAEVEDLGELEVEPGGEASLDFTVPADHQGDWEMACLVPGHYELGMHGTVTVR
- a CDS encoding methyltransferase domain-containing protein, which translates into the protein MSTRIAAQLYTLREMLRTPEEIGQILRQVKAAGYDVVELSGLGPVDPQHLRDMLQAAGLAVCSTHNSWERLRAEPEAVLRELRLWGATYTAVASMPPSYRHEAGYHRFAAELNELAAQYAREGVRLAYHNHSFEFERFGARSGMQILLDQATHYALELDTYWVQHGGADPAAWIRRAAGKLPAVHLKDMTILDGVQAMAEVGEGNLEWPAILSACQEAGVEWYVVEQDVCRRPPLESLAISRRNLERLPGTKERVRSFFGRYAAHYGTSAGHRHGSDLERLIEMLRPRPGERALDVATGGGHTAFRLANHVAEVIGLDLTEAMRDPFERTAREHGLHNVRFHVGDAEHLPFEDGAFDVVVSRRAPHHFADIRRALAEMTRVLRPGGRLGIADMSPPEDPGAAALLNALELARDSSHARAYTPGEWRELVTRAGLEVTHLETVSADVPWEQWLAPISPDSPEGKAAARLIQQADAAVVGRIVSPRPAAAGGPVVHRLWTVLLAAKPLARP